Proteins encoded together in one Lathyrus oleraceus cultivar Zhongwan6 chromosome 5, CAAS_Psat_ZW6_1.0, whole genome shotgun sequence window:
- the LOC127087369 gene encoding WD-40 repeat-containing protein MSI4 yields MKDSKKEGSVSKSMTVEDRYSQWKSLVPVLYDWLANHNLVWPSQSCRWGSLIDHATYKNRHRLYLSEQTDGTVPNTLVIANCEIVKPRVAAAEHISQFNEEARSPFVKKHKTIVHPGEVNRIREFPLDMNIIATHTDSPHVLIWNVESQPNRNAVLGAPTSVPDLVLTGHKDNAEFALAMCSTEPFVLSGGRDKHVVLWSIHDHIATLATEAGPDVKQGSNVGGSGEKTAESPSVGPRGIYRGHKDTVEDVQFCPSSAQEFCSVGDDSCLILWDARVGTTPAVKVEKAHDGDVHCVDWNTHDINLILTGSADNSVRMFDRRKLNSSGVGSPIFKFEGHEAPVLCVQWCPAKSSVFGSGAEDGIINIWDHEKVGKTLGSADPTVSQASPGLFFRHAGHRDKVVDFHWNAADPWTIVSVSDDCASTGGGGTLQIWRMMDLIYRPEEEVMAELNSFKSHILGCDTENLNK; encoded by the exons ATGAAGGATTCAAAGAAAGAGGGGTCAGTTTCAAAATCGATGACTGTGGAAGACCGATACAGTCAATGGAAGTCTCTCGTCCCCGTCCTCTATGACTGGCTTGCCAATCACAATCTCGTCTGGCCGTCGCAATCCTGCCGTTGGGGTTCTCTTATCGATCATGCAACGTACAAGAATCGCCACCGTTTGTATCTGTCGGAGCAAACCGACGGCACTGTTCCGAATACCCTAGTTATCGCTAATTGTGAAATTGTTAAACCTAGGGTTGCTGCTGCGGAACATATTTCGCAGTTTAACGAAGAGGCTCGTTCTCCGTTTGTTAAGAAGCATAAAACTATTGTTCATCCTGGCGAG GTTAATAGGATCAGGGAATTTCCGTTGGATATGAATATTATTGCGACTCACACTGATAGTCCTCAT GTGCTGATTTGGAACGTTGAATCTCAACCTAATCGGAATGCTGTTTTGGGGGCTCCCACTTCTGTCCCAGACTTG GTATTAACTGGGCATAAAGATAATGCTGAATTTGCACTGGCTATGTGTTCAACTGAGCCTTTTGTTCTTTCTGGAG GCAGGGACAAACATGTGGTGTTATGGAGTATTCATGATCACATTGCAACTTTAGCTACTGAAGCAGGACCTGATGTTAAACAGGGCTCTAATGTTggtggaagtggtgagaaaaCTGCAGAAAGCCCCTCTGTTGGACCAAGGGGCATCTACCGTGGTCATAAAGATACTGTTGAAGATGTGCAATTTTGCCCTTCAAG TGCACAAGAGTTTTGTAGTGTAGGTGATGATTCTTGTCTCATACTCTGGGATGCTCGTGTTGGAACTACTCCAGCTGTTAAG GTTGAGAAAGCACATGATGGTGATGTACATTGTGTTGATTGGAATACTCATGATATAAACTTAATTCTAACTGG TTCTGCTGACAATTCAGTTCGCATGTTTGATCGCCGGAAACTAAACAGTAGTGGGGTTGGGTCTCCTATTTTTAAATTTGAAGGCCATGAAGCACCAGTCCTCTGTGTACAG TGGTGTCCTGCTAAATCATCTGTATTTGGAAGTGGTGCTGAAGATGGCATTATAAACATCTGGGACCATGAAAAG GTTGGTAAAACATTGGGTTCTGCTGATCCAACTGTATCACAGGCTTCCCCTGGTTTGTTCTTTCGTCATGCGGGACATAG GGATAAGGTTGTGGACTTTCATTGGAATGCAGCTGATCCATGGACAATTGTTAGTGTCTCTGATGACTGTGCTAGCACTGGTGGAGGTGGCACCCTACAG ATTTGGCGGATGATGGATTTAATTTATCGACCAGAGGAGGAAGTGATGGCCGAGCTGAATTCGTTCAAATCTCATATCTTAGGCTGTGACACTGAGAATCTGAACAAATAG
- the LOC127087370 gene encoding uncharacterized protein LOC127087370, protein MKRTLVEMEEGPLADEKIMPVDEPKSLDDDPKPASVELNSPDSDPKPASVEPNSPKNYPKSPSVEPVSPDSDPKPASVEQNSPEDYPKSAFVEQKSPEDYPKSPSVEPNSPEDYPKSAFVEQKSPEDYPKSPSVEPNSPEDYQKSPSVEPNSPEDYPKSAFVEQNSPEDYPKSAFVEQNSPEDYPKSPSVEPNSCEHYPKSPSLEQNSCDDDPKSPSDERNSAEDYPKSPVEKNSAEDYPKSPVEKNSAEDYPKSPVERNSCDDDPKSPVERNSCDDDPKSPSVGSKSMEEDPKSPSAEPKSPPAEPESQEENTKSPSAEPKLPDEDPESSASGRKRSFDEALAAAKMAIEEELKKAGETAASLIAESEYKSAIAAKEVKEMERIQKLCEENEAILQFAEDLLKQVEESDTKSVRWG, encoded by the exons ATGAAAAGAACTCTGGTAGAG ATGGAGGAAGGGCCACTTGCTGATGAGAAAATAATGCCGGTTGATGAGCCAAAATCACTTGATGATGATCCCAAACCAGCTTCTGTTGAGCTGAACTCTCCTGACAGTGATCCGAAACCAGCTTCTGTTGAGCCGAACTCCCCTAAGAATTATCCAAAATCACCTTCTGTTGAGCCGGTCTCTCCTGACAGTGATCCGAAACCAGCTTCTGTTGAGCAGAACTCCCCTGAGGATTATCCAAAATCAGCTTTTGTCGAGCAGAAGTCTCCTGAGGATTATCCAAAATCACCTTCGGTTGAGCCGAACTCCCCTGAGGATTATCCAAAATCAGCTTTTGTTGAGCAGAAATCTCCTGAGGATTATCCAAAATCACCTTCGGTTGAGCCGAACTCTCCTGAGGATTATCAAAAATCACCTTCGGTTGAGCCGAACTCCCCTGAGGATTATCCAAAATCAGCTTTTGTCGAGCAGAACTCTCCTGAGGATTATCCAAAATCAGCTTTTGTCGAGCAGAACTCCCCTGAGGATTATCCAAAATCACCTTCGGTTGAGCCGAACTCCTGTGAACATTATCCAAAATCACCTTCTCTTGAACAGAACTCCTGTGATGATGATCCAAAATCACCTTCTGATGAGAGGAACTCTGCTGAAGATTATCCAAAGTCACCTGTTGAGAAGAACTCTGCTGAAGATTATCCAAAGTCACCTGTTGAGAAGAACTCTGCTGAAGATTATCCAAAGTCACCTGTTGAGAGGAACTCCTGTGATGATGATCCAAAATCACCTGTTGAGAGGAACTCCTGTGATGATGATCCAAAATCACCTTCTGTCGGGTCAAAATCAATGGAGGAGGATCCAAAGTCACCATCTGCTGAGCCAAAATCACCTCCTGCTGAGCCAGAATCACAGGAGGAGAATACAAAATCACCTTCTGCTGAGCCAAAATTGCCTGATGAGGACCCAGAGTCATCTGCTAGTGGAAGAAAGAGGAGTTTTGATGAAGCACTGGCGGCAGCTAAAATGGCTATTGAAGAGGAACTTAAGAAAGCTGGTGAAACTGCAGCCTCTCTAATTGCTGAAAGCGAATATAAATCAGCAATTGCAGCAAAGGAAGTGAAGGAGATGGAAAGAATCCAAAAACTGTGTGAAGAAAATGAAGCAATCCTACAGTTTGCAGAAGATCTTCTGAAGCAGGTTGAAGAAAGTGATACGAAATCGGTTCGCTGGGGATGA